In Limisphaera ngatamarikiensis, one DNA window encodes the following:
- a CDS encoding sigma-70 family RNA polymerase sigma factor: PPDPTVPPPTESLLHAELEQKIEEALADLPENQRTAILLCRQGDWSYEEIAAVLGCSLSATKSLIFRARETLKRRLKPYLKTGEWNP, from the coding sequence CCACCCGACCCCACCGTCCCACCCCCGACCGAGTCCCTCCTGCACGCAGAACTGGAACAAAAAATCGAGGAAGCCCTCGCCGACCTCCCCGAAAACCAGCGCACCGCCATCCTCCTTTGCCGCCAGGGCGACTGGAGCTACGAGGAAATCGCCGCCGTCCTCGGTTGCTCCCTCTCCGCCACCAAATCCCTCATCTTCCGCGCCCGCGAAACCCTCAAACGCCGACTCAAACCCTACCTCAAAACCGGCGAATGGAACCCCTGA